In one window of Primulina tabacum isolate GXHZ01 chromosome 8, ASM2559414v2, whole genome shotgun sequence DNA:
- the LOC142553739 gene encoding uncharacterized protein LOC142553739 — protein MFKNTFQSGFLSILYSLGSKPLQIWDKEVTNGQIKRLQDDDIQSNVLEIVGSNVQTAYITCPADPTATLGIKLPFLVMIVKNMKKYFTFEIQVLDDKNVRRRFRASNFQAVTRVKPFICTMPLKLDEGWNQIQLNLSDLTRRAYGTNYVETLRVQVHANCRLRRIYFSDRLYSEEELPPEFKLYLPMQKA, from the exons ATGTTTAAAAACACATTCCAGTCTGGTTTCTTGTCAATTCTCTACAGCCTGGG GAGCAAGCCTTTACAGATTTGGGATAAAGAAG tcaCTAATGGCCAAATCAAGAGATTGCAAGATGATGACATACAATCTAATGTCCTCGAAATAGTTGGATCAAATGTCCAAACCGCATATATTACTTGTCCTGCTGATCCAACTGCAACACTTGGTATCAAGCTACCGTTCTTAGTCATGATTGTGAAAAACATGAAGAAGTACTTCACATTTGAGATTCAGGTTCTGGATGATAAAAACGTTCGTCGAAGATTTCGGGCATCAAATTTCCAA GCTGTCACTAGAGTTAAGCCTTTTATTTGCACCATGCCATTGAAATTGGATGAGGGATGGAATCAAATCCAGCTTAACCTTTCAGATCTGACTCGACGAGCTTATGGAACCAACTATGTGGAGACACTGAGAGTTCAGGTTCACGCGAATTGCCGCCTGAGAAGAATATATTTCTCTGATCGCCTATATTCAGAGGAGGAACTCCCACCAGAGTTTAAACTGTACCTTCCCATGCAG AAAGCCTGA